The window GCGTTGTAAAGAGAGTTGACATGAATGGTGAGCAAAACTTGATTTTCCATGTTGGATAGAAGTCTATCAATGGTATCGGTTTCGCTCTGCAAACGTTCATTTTGCCATGTGGGAATAACAATTGACATCATCACCACAAGGATACACAGCACAATGGCACTCAAAGAGAGTGCAAATTTTGCTGAGAGTGAGAGGGTGCGGAAGATACTTTGGTATTTAGACATTCAAACGATACCCTGCCTCAAAAATATTTTCCAATAAAGGCGCATCTATTTTTTGACGAAGCCGATACACAAGGTTTCTAAGCTTCGAGAGATCGTTGTACTCTTCTCTCCAGATGTAGGCGCTGATATGCTCAAAACTGACCGTATTTCCAGCGGATTCGCTTAAAATTTGGAAGAGTTTGATCTCATTTCCTGTGAGTTTGACACTTTCATTTTTATAGGTAAGCACACCACTGGTACGATCAAACCTATACCCGCAAGGTAGATCGATGTGAGGGGTTGTGGTGCGAGTCAGTTCTAACGTGGGGTGAAAGTAGGAGTGTTTATACCATGCCGCTTGGAGTGTTGCTTTAAGATCATTAGGGCGAAAAGGTTTAGAGAGATAACCATAAGGTTCTGACTCCATCGCCATTTTAAGCGTGGTGTTATCGCAATACGATGTGAGATAAACAATAGGTATACGGTGGTTTTGCCAGATGTAACGCCCCGCATCCGTTCCACTTTTTTCGCCTTTTAGATGGATGTCTAACAGTACCATGTCAGGTAA is drawn from Sulfurospirillum arsenophilum NBRC 109478 and contains these coding sequences:
- a CDS encoding response regulator; its protein translation is MRKKNEDIKILVVEDETILALQLKMNLQKFGYAISGVEVTADDAMRHVDTHLPDMVLLDIHLKGEKSGTDAGRYIWQNHRIPIVYLTSYCDNTTLKMAMESEPYGYLSKPFRPNDLKATLQAAWYKHSYFHPTLELTRTTTPHIDLPCGYRFDRTSGVLTYKNESVKLTGNEIKLFQILSESAGNTVSFEHISAYIWREEYNDLSKLRNLVYRLRQKIDAPLLENIFEAGYRLNV